Proteins from a single region of Erythrobacter sp.:
- a CDS encoding ATP-binding protein, whose amino-acid sequence MSEVMTDDSLIASLSQSDQLRVILETSPAAMVVIDDAGIIRGFGKAAQKLFGYSEEQAIGRNVSLLMSAAHAAQHDTYLKRYHATGERRMMGFTRVENACDCNGHVFPVEITLGEAHVENRTYYIGFLRDVGEQLADRRQLRDILDELAHASRISAMGAFATAIAHELNQPLTAITNYAEGVRDILARRSDLADREQLVEILDSCSKQAVRAGQLIHRLRDFVRGGRPRIELTDPAALVDNSVTLAMINGFRRDVRLEITIPKGLEKVAVDPVQAQQVLFNLIRNAFEAMHAGEGAGGRLRIEVMPHDADHIEFVVEDSGPGIDPQVADRMFESFVTTKGGGMGVGLSICKQIVESYGSSIWATRSPSLGGAAFHFTLPAGRESDVEEKE is encoded by the coding sequence TTGAGTGAGGTTATGACCGACGACAGCCTGATCGCGTCGTTGTCGCAGAGCGATCAGCTGCGCGTTATCCTCGAAACCTCGCCCGCTGCCATGGTGGTGATCGACGATGCCGGGATCATCCGCGGCTTCGGCAAGGCCGCGCAGAAGCTGTTCGGCTATAGCGAGGAGCAGGCAATCGGGCGCAATGTCAGCCTGCTGATGTCTGCGGCCCATGCCGCCCAGCACGATACCTATCTCAAACGCTATCATGCCACCGGCGAGCGGCGGATGATGGGCTTTACCCGGGTCGAAAACGCCTGTGACTGCAACGGCCATGTCTTCCCGGTCGAGATCACGCTGGGCGAGGCCCATGTCGAGAACCGCACCTATTACATCGGTTTCCTGCGCGATGTCGGCGAACAGCTCGCCGACAGGCGCCAGCTGCGCGACATTCTCGACGAGCTCGCCCACGCCTCGCGCATTTCGGCGATGGGTGCCTTTGCAACAGCGATCGCGCACGAACTCAACCAGCCGCTAACTGCGATCACCAACTATGCCGAAGGGGTGCGCGACATTCTCGCCCGGCGCAGCGATCTGGCCGATCGCGAGCAGCTCGTCGAGATCCTCGACAGCTGCAGCAAGCAGGCCGTGCGCGCGGGCCAGCTGATCCATCGCCTGCGCGATTTCGTGCGCGGCGGACGGCCGCGGATCGAGCTGACCGATCCCGCCGCGCTGGTGGACAACTCGGTGACCCTTGCGATGATCAATGGTTTCCGCCGCGACGTGCGGCTTGAAATCACGATCCCGAAAGGCCTTGAGAAGGTCGCGGTCGATCCGGTGCAGGCCCAGCAGGTGCTCTTCAACCTGATCCGCAACGCCTTTGAGGCGATGCATGCCGGAGAGGGCGCTGGCGGCCGGCTTCGCATCGAAGTCATGCCACATGATGCAGATCACATCGAATTCGTGGTCGAGGACAGCGGACCGGGGATCGATCCGCAGGTGGCCGACCGGATGTTCGAAAGCTTCGTCACCACCAAGGGCGGCGGCATGGGCGTCGGCCTGTCGATCTGCAAGCAGATCGTCGAGAGCTACGGCAGTTCGATCTGGGCCACCCGCTCGCCTTCGCTGGGCGGCGCTGCCTTCCATTTCACATTACCCGCGGGTCGCGAGAGTGATGTCGAGGAGAAGGAATGA
- a CDS encoding response regulator transcription factor, translated as MMHVYIIDDDPEIQRSMAFMLMSEDIGSTSFGSAEEFLQHLPQLTPGCLLLDLRMPGISGLALQAQLHQAGCQMPVIMMTGHGEVSSAVRAMKDGAIDFLEKPFSKSDLMAALKAAGRAGEQPVVTSHEQQKAEEQIAHLTNREREVLIGLVQGHLNKQIAYDLDISPRTVEVHRANVMKKLGVHSLSEMLQIAFLAGYSRLPDKAAG; from the coding sequence ATGATGCATGTCTACATCATCGACGACGACCCGGAGATCCAGCGCTCCATGGCCTTCATGCTCATGTCCGAAGACATCGGGAGCACATCCTTCGGCAGTGCGGAGGAGTTTCTGCAGCACCTCCCGCAGCTGACACCGGGCTGCCTCCTGCTCGATCTGAGGATGCCGGGCATTTCAGGCCTCGCCTTGCAGGCGCAGCTTCACCAGGCGGGTTGCCAGATGCCGGTGATCATGATGACCGGCCACGGCGAGGTCTCGAGCGCGGTCAGAGCGATGAAGGATGGGGCGATCGACTTTCTCGAAAAGCCGTTTTCCAAGTCCGATCTGATGGCTGCGCTCAAAGCGGCGGGCCGCGCTGGCGAACAGCCGGTCGTAACCTCGCATGAGCAGCAGAAAGCAGAGGAGCAGATCGCCCACCTCACCAACCGCGAACGCGAAGTACTGATAGGATTGGTGCAGGGGCACCTCAACAAGCAGATCGCCTATGATCTCGACATCAGTCCGCGCACCGTCGAGGTGCACCGCGCCAATGTGATGAAAAAACTGGGCGTCCACAGTCTGTCGGAGATGCTGCAGATCGCTTTTCTGGCTGGCTACTCGCGCCTGCCCGACAAGGCGGCAGGATAG
- the secA gene encoding preprotein translocase subunit SecA — translation MLNTIIKTVFGSSNDRYVKQLRKIVAQINALEPQIQALSDEDLKGQTAKLRDLIEGGSKLDDILPEAFATVREASVRVFGMRHFDVQLIGGLVLHRGEIAEMRTGEGKTLMATLAVYLNAIEGKGVHVVTVNDYLARRDAAEMGRLYNWLGLSVGVIVPGMQEEDKREAYHSDITYGTNNEFGFDYLRDNMKHERGQMVQRPFNFAIVDEVDSILIDEARTPLIISGPTEDKSELYVALDAVARELPLEWLDIDEKVRRVQLTEDGLEEVEKILAEKGLLATSNLYDVENTQVVHHLDQALVANFARKRDTDYIVKDGKIIIIDEFTGRMMDGRRWSNGLHQAVEAKEGVKIEPENQTMASITFQNYFRMYPKLSGMTGTAATEAPEFWDIYKVGVVEIPTNLPVARIDEEDEFYKNTADKFGAIAKAIKKKQEIGQPVLVGTVSIEKSELLSDYLDKEGVRHSVLNARFHEQEAHIVAQAGRFGAVTIATNMAGRGTDIQLGGNVEFRIADELRDLPEGPERDAAVAAIRAEVAEEKERVKAAGGLFVLGTERHESRRIDNQLRGRSGRQGDPGLSRFYLCLEDDLLRIFGPDTLFSKMMKSNLADGEAIGSKWLSKAIETAQKKVEARNYDMRKQVVQYDDVMNDQRKVVYEQRAEIMDSEAVDDVVIDMRHDTINTMVGTACPPGSYPEQWDVAGLKAKIEETFGFEPPLDDWLAEEEVEPELLEERLRELTDTMSETKISASDPAIWRIVEKDVLLRQLDHHWKEHLATLDALRQVIWMRSIAQKQPINEYKQEAFGLFETMLDTLREEVTKILFRAELRIEPPQTESLPELPDFLTGPLEPFAGIEDSAPMVPQTFGALDSAVAAATGGGDNPFANLDISRNAPCPCGSGNKYKHCHGAVS, via the coding sequence ATGCTCAACACCATCATCAAGACGGTCTTCGGTTCCTCGAATGATCGCTACGTCAAGCAGCTGCGCAAGATCGTCGCACAGATCAATGCGCTCGAACCGCAAATCCAGGCGCTCTCGGACGAGGATCTCAAGGGCCAGACTGCCAAGCTGCGCGACCTGATCGAAGGCGGCTCCAAGCTCGACGACATCCTGCCCGAAGCCTTCGCCACCGTGCGCGAAGCCTCGGTGCGCGTGTTCGGGATGCGCCATTTCGATGTGCAGCTGATCGGCGGTCTGGTGCTCCACCGCGGCGAAATCGCCGAAATGCGCACCGGCGAGGGCAAGACCCTGATGGCGACGCTGGCGGTCTATCTCAATGCGATCGAGGGCAAGGGCGTCCACGTAGTCACCGTCAATGATTACCTCGCCCGGCGCGACGCGGCCGAGATGGGGCGCCTCTACAACTGGCTCGGGCTCAGCGTCGGCGTGATTGTTCCCGGGATGCAGGAGGAGGACAAGCGCGAGGCCTATCACTCTGACATCACCTACGGCACGAACAACGAGTTCGGCTTCGATTACCTGCGCGACAACATGAAGCACGAGCGCGGGCAGATGGTGCAGCGTCCCTTCAACTTCGCGATCGTCGATGAAGTGGACTCGATCCTCATCGACGAGGCGCGCACCCCGCTGATCATTTCCGGCCCGACCGAGGACAAGTCCGAACTTTACGTGGCGCTCGATGCCGTGGCGCGCGAATTGCCGCTCGAATGGCTCGATATCGACGAGAAGGTGCGCCGCGTCCAGCTGACCGAGGACGGGCTTGAGGAAGTCGAGAAGATCCTGGCTGAAAAGGGCCTGCTTGCCACCAGCAACCTCTACGACGTCGAGAACACCCAGGTCGTCCATCACCTCGATCAGGCACTGGTCGCCAATTTCGCCCGCAAGCGTGACACCGACTACATCGTCAAGGACGGCAAGATCATCATCATCGATGAATTCACCGGCCGCATGATGGATGGCCGCCGCTGGTCGAACGGGCTTCACCAGGCGGTTGAAGCCAAGGAGGGCGTGAAGATCGAGCCCGAGAACCAGACCATGGCCTCGATCACCTTCCAGAACTATTTCCGCATGTATCCCAAGCTGTCCGGCATGACCGGCACGGCCGCCACCGAAGCGCCGGAGTTCTGGGATATCTACAAGGTCGGCGTGGTCGAAATTCCGACCAACCTGCCGGTCGCCCGCATCGACGAGGAAGACGAGTTCTACAAGAACACCGCCGACAAGTTCGGCGCGATTGCCAAGGCGATCAAGAAAAAGCAGGAAATCGGCCAGCCCGTGCTGGTCGGCACGGTGTCGATCGAGAAGTCCGAACTGCTGAGCGATTATCTCGACAAGGAAGGGGTCAGGCACTCGGTTCTCAACGCCCGCTTCCACGAGCAAGAAGCCCATATCGTGGCGCAGGCCGGGCGGTTCGGCGCGGTGACCATCGCCACCAACATGGCCGGGCGCGGCACCGACATCCAGCTCGGCGGCAATGTCGAATTCCGTATCGCCGATGAATTGCGCGATCTGCCCGAAGGCCCGGAACGCGACGCCGCCGTCGCTGCCATCCGCGCCGAAGTGGCCGAGGAAAAGGAGCGCGTGAAGGCTGCCGGCGGTCTCTTCGTGCTCGGCACCGAACGCCACGAATCGCGCCGCATCGACAACCAGCTGCGCGGCCGTTCGGGTCGTCAGGGTGACCCGGGCCTGTCGCGCTTCTACCTGTGCCTTGAAGACGATCTGCTGCGCATCTTCGGCCCCGACACGCTGTTCTCCAAGATGATGAAGTCGAACCTCGCGGACGGCGAGGCGATCGGCTCCAAATGGCTGTCGAAGGCGATCGAGACCGCGCAAAAGAAGGTCGAGGCGCGCAACTACGACATGCGCAAGCAGGTGGTGCAATACGACGACGTGATGAACGACCAACGCAAGGTGGTCTACGAACAGCGCGCCGAAATCATGGATAGCGAGGCGGTGGACGATGTCGTGATCGACATGCGCCACGATACGATCAACACCATGGTCGGCACTGCCTGCCCGCCGGGCTCCTATCCCGAACAATGGGATGTCGCCGGGCTCAAGGCCAAGATCGAGGAGACCTTCGGCTTCGAGCCGCCGCTCGACGACTGGCTCGCTGAAGAGGAGGTCGAACCCGAACTGCTCGAGGAGCGGCTGCGCGAGCTGACCGACACCATGTCCGAGACCAAGATCAGCGCATCGGATCCGGCGATCTGGCGGATTGTCGAAAAGGACGTGCTGCTGCGCCAGCTCGATCACCACTGGAAGGAACACCTCGCCACGCTCGATGCGCTGCGGCAGGTGATCTGGATGCGGTCGATTGCGCAGAAGCAGCCGATCAACGAATACAAGCAGGAAGCCTTCGGCCTGTTCGAGACCATGCTCGACACCCTGCGCGAAGAGGTGACCAAGATCCTGTTCCGCGCGGAATTGCGCATCGAGCCGCCGCAGACCGAGAGCCTGCCCGAACTGCCCGATTTCCTCACCGGCCCGCTCGAACCCTTTGCCGGGATTGAAGACAGCGCGCCGATGGTCCCGCAAACGTTCGGCGCTTTGGACAGCGCTGTGGCTGCGGCGACTGGCGGCGGCGACAACCCCTTCGCCAATCTCGACATCAGCCGCAATGCGCCATGCCCCTGCGGCAGCGGCAACAAGTACAAGCATTGCCACGGCGCGGTGAGCTAG
- the argJ gene encoding bifunctional glutamate N-acetyltransferase/amino-acid acetyltransferase ArgJ, giving the protein MQIDTSPLARPFPQMPAIAGVTLRVARACYKAWDRADLTFAELAEGTSVAGVFTKSACASSEVELGRADVKQGHARALIVNAGNSNAFTGYRGREAVDAIRAQVSEALGCPQEQVFVSSTGVIGVPLPKDKARAGIEAALVAEPCGWEDAANAIGTTDTFAKGAGASAMMGETRVELAGIIKGSGMIAPDMATMLGYIFTDANVAPAFLQEALERANAATFSCITVDGDTSTSDTVMVFATGKAGNARIESWDSPGADAFAAALADVCRELAHLVVRDGEGARKFITIRVAGAASDESARRVGLAIANSPLVKTAIAGEDANWGRVVMAVGKAGEPADRDRLSIAFGGIWTAKNGVPVEGYDEAPVAAHLKGEVIDIAVDLGLGDGRASVWTCDLTHGYIAINADYRS; this is encoded by the coding sequence ATGCAGATCGATACCTCGCCCCTCGCCCGTCCTTTTCCGCAAATGCCCGCAATTGCCGGGGTGACCCTGCGTGTCGCCCGCGCGTGCTACAAGGCGTGGGACCGCGCCGATCTGACCTTTGCCGAACTGGCCGAGGGCACCAGTGTCGCGGGCGTCTTCACCAAGAGCGCCTGCGCCTCCTCCGAAGTCGAACTGGGCCGGGCCGATGTGAAGCAGGGCCATGCGCGGGCGCTGATCGTCAATGCGGGCAATTCCAACGCCTTTACCGGCTATCGCGGGCGCGAGGCGGTGGACGCGATCCGCGCGCAGGTGTCCGAAGCTCTGGGCTGCCCGCAGGAACAGGTGTTCGTGTCCTCCACCGGCGTGATCGGTGTGCCGCTGCCCAAGGACAAGGCCCGCGCCGGGATCGAAGCCGCGCTGGTGGCCGAGCCTTGCGGGTGGGAGGATGCGGCGAACGCGATCGGCACCACCGACACCTTCGCCAAGGGCGCGGGCGCGAGCGCGATGATGGGCGAAACCCGCGTCGAACTGGCCGGGATCATCAAAGGATCGGGCATGATCGCCCCCGACATGGCGACCATGCTCGGCTACATCTTCACCGATGCCAACGTCGCGCCGGCCTTCCTCCAGGAAGCGCTCGAACGCGCCAATGCGGCGACCTTTTCCTGCATCACGGTCGACGGCGACACTTCGACCAGCGACACGGTGATGGTCTTCGCCACGGGCAAGGCGGGCAATGCGCGGATCGAAAGCTGGGACAGCCCGGGCGCGGATGCCTTTGCCGCAGCCCTGGCCGATGTGTGCCGCGAACTTGCGCATCTGGTGGTGCGGGACGGCGAAGGCGCTCGGAAGTTCATCACCATCCGCGTTGCGGGCGCAGCAAGCGACGAAAGCGCGCGCCGCGTGGGTCTTGCCATCGCCAACTCTCCGCTGGTCAAGACCGCCATCGCAGGCGAGGATGCGAACTGGGGCCGCGTGGTCATGGCGGTTGGCAAGGCGGGCGAACCGGCGGACCGCGACCGGCTCTCGATCGCTTTCGGTGGTATCTGGACGGCGAAGAACGGGGTTCCGGTCGAAGGCTATGACGAGGCGCCGGTGGCCGCGCATCTCAAGGGCGAGGTAATCGATATTGCGGTCGATCTCGGCCTCGGGGATGGTCGTGCGAGTGTGTGGACCTGCGATCTTACGCATGGCTACATTGCGATCAATGCGGATTACCGCTCATGA
- a CDS encoding sulfite exporter TauE/SafE family protein, giving the protein MIGAVPALLALAFLVTALLYASVGFGGGSTYSALLALSGLDYRLLPLISLACNIVVVSGSSIRFARAGLTPWKKAGVIVMLGAPLSFVGGLTPIKEETFLALLGASLVLTSLTMLVPVRENADGTPTKAARWMPLAAAPLGYFAGLVGIGGGIFLAPLLHLSRWHEARGIAATASLFILVNSLFGLAGQMVKNGPGLLGAALGAALPLLVAVVIGGQIGSLLAARLLPPKWIRWLTALLVLVVGVRLLAGV; this is encoded by the coding sequence ATGATCGGAGCAGTGCCGGCGCTTCTGGCGCTCGCATTCCTTGTCACTGCGCTGCTCTATGCCAGTGTCGGCTTTGGCGGCGGGTCGACCTATTCCGCACTGCTCGCGCTCTCCGGGCTTGATTACCGGCTGCTGCCGCTGATCAGCCTTGCCTGCAATATCGTGGTGGTGAGCGGATCGAGCATCCGCTTCGCCCGCGCTGGCCTGACCCCGTGGAAAAAGGCGGGCGTGATCGTGATGCTGGGCGCGCCGCTCAGCTTTGTGGGCGGGCTCACGCCGATCAAGGAGGAGACCTTCCTTGCGCTGCTCGGCGCCAGTCTGGTGCTGACGAGCCTGACCATGCTGGTTCCGGTGCGCGAAAATGCCGATGGTACACCCACAAAGGCGGCGCGCTGGATGCCGTTGGCGGCCGCGCCGCTGGGCTATTTCGCGGGGCTGGTGGGGATCGGCGGCGGGATCTTCCTCGCGCCCCTGCTGCATCTGTCGCGCTGGCACGAGGCGCGGGGAATCGCGGCGACGGCGAGCCTGTTTATTCTGGTGAACTCGCTGTTCGGCCTTGCTGGTCAGATGGTGAAGAATGGCCCCGGCCTGCTGGGCGCGGCGCTGGGTGCTGCCCTCCCGCTGCTGGTGGCGGTGGTGATTGGCGGCCAGATCGGTAGTCTGCTCGCCGCGCGCCTGCTGCCGCCCAAGTGGATCCGCTGGCTGACAGCGCTGCTGGTGCTGGTCGTGGGCGTACGCCTTCTGGCAGGCGTCTAG